One Arthrobacter sp. StoSoilB19 DNA window includes the following coding sequences:
- a CDS encoding CPBP family intramembrane glutamic endopeptidase yields MVSMMFPGYYAGTTTLEGTAAIILGGLLVGLAVGILEELGWTGFALPRLRRRYGILLTGLIMALLWGTWHYPMFADSTDPSGAIPNAVIVAVFLFAWLPPFRVLMVWVYDRTGSLPLAMLMHAPLSAGAFINSFMASGTATGMAVLMPALLWGAAFWTIVAVVFLVKARRLRDANP; encoded by the coding sequence ATGGTCTCGATGATGTTTCCGGGTTACTACGCGGGCACGACCACACTGGAGGGGACAGCGGCCATTATCCTGGGCGGCCTCCTGGTCGGGCTCGCGGTCGGCATCCTGGAAGAGCTTGGCTGGACGGGCTTTGCCCTGCCCAGACTCCGTAGGCGTTACGGCATTCTTTTGACTGGCCTCATCATGGCCCTGCTGTGGGGAACCTGGCACTACCCGATGTTCGCGGACAGCACTGACCCTTCAGGAGCTATACCAAACGCGGTTATCGTGGCGGTGTTCCTGTTTGCCTGGCTGCCCCCATTCCGGGTGCTGATGGTGTGGGTCTACGACCGGACAGGGAGCCTCCCGCTGGCGATGCTCATGCACGCGCCGCTTTCGGCAGGGGCGTTCATCAACTCTTTCATGGCATCAGGTACGGCGACCGGAATGGCGGTCCTGATGCCGGCACTGCTTTGGGGTGCTGCATTCTGGACGATTGTTGCGGTTGTCTTCCTCGTCAAAGCCCGTCGACTTCGGGACGCAAACCCTTAG
- the selB gene encoding selenocysteine-specific translation elongation factor, with product MHVVATAGHVDSGKSTLVRALTGMEPDRWEEERRRGLTIDLGYAWTTLPSGQDVAFVDVPGHERFLGNMLAGIGPAPVVCFVVAADEGWQAQSSDHRDAVAALGIEHGVVVLSRADRASSQRVADVLARTRVELAGTGLRDAPAVAVSAIDGTGLAELRSALDGVLASVPQPATDGRVRLWVDRSFTITGSGTVVTGTLAAGTIVQGDRLGLFGHLGSRSVVVRGLQSRDTSYPSVAPVSRVALNLRDVSATDIRRGDALLTLDAWPTTGVVGIQRTTGVAYTDVPEQLMVHVGTASVPARLRPFGADHARLVLDRHLPLVLGDRLVLRDPGSRSVLGGARILDADPPALRRRGDGAHWAQRLAGMDPAGDVLGEVAARKAVQVEHLRRLGLLSGQDPEGPSGVQVIDDWWVHAPVLEAWQHQLRNAVQALQESDPLAPGLSMGAARNLLRLPDEKLLSHVIRGAALEQDAGHIRLPGSRGHLGPIEPAIAELERRLTTHTFQAPESEELAALGLGTRELAAAERSGRLLRLRDGVVLLPTAPALAMRTLAGLEQPFTTSQARQALGTTRRIAVPLLEHLDSRGWTQRLDAGHRKVVR from the coding sequence GTGCACGTCGTTGCCACGGCCGGTCACGTCGATTCCGGCAAGAGCACCCTTGTCCGCGCCCTTACCGGCATGGAGCCGGACCGCTGGGAAGAAGAACGGCGCCGCGGGCTGACCATCGACCTGGGTTACGCCTGGACCACGTTGCCGTCCGGGCAGGACGTTGCGTTCGTCGACGTCCCCGGCCACGAGCGTTTCCTGGGCAACATGCTTGCCGGCATCGGACCCGCGCCGGTGGTGTGTTTCGTCGTCGCCGCCGACGAAGGCTGGCAGGCCCAGTCGAGTGACCACCGGGACGCCGTGGCGGCGCTGGGCATCGAGCACGGTGTGGTGGTCCTCAGCCGCGCGGACCGGGCGTCCAGCCAGCGGGTGGCGGACGTCCTGGCACGCACCCGGGTGGAGCTGGCCGGGACTGGTCTGAGGGATGCCCCGGCCGTTGCCGTGTCCGCCATCGACGGCACCGGCCTGGCTGAGCTGCGTTCAGCGCTCGACGGCGTCCTGGCCAGTGTGCCCCAACCCGCCACAGATGGGCGGGTCCGGCTGTGGGTGGACCGGTCGTTCACGATCACCGGTTCCGGCACCGTGGTGACCGGAACGCTGGCCGCAGGAACGATCGTCCAGGGGGACCGGCTGGGCCTCTTTGGTCACCTTGGTTCCCGGTCCGTCGTCGTCCGCGGCCTGCAAAGCCGCGACACCTCGTACCCCTCGGTGGCGCCAGTCAGCCGTGTGGCCCTCAACCTGCGCGACGTTTCCGCCACGGACATCCGGCGCGGTGATGCGCTGCTCACCCTCGATGCCTGGCCCACCACCGGCGTCGTGGGCATCCAACGGACCACCGGTGTGGCGTATACGGATGTGCCGGAGCAGCTCATGGTCCATGTTGGCACCGCGTCCGTGCCGGCCAGGCTGCGTCCTTTCGGCGCCGACCACGCTAGGCTCGTCCTCGACAGGCACCTGCCTCTCGTCCTGGGCGACCGGCTGGTGCTGCGCGACCCCGGAAGCCGCTCTGTGCTGGGCGGGGCACGCATCCTCGACGCCGATCCACCGGCCTTGCGGCGGCGCGGAGACGGCGCCCACTGGGCCCAGCGGCTTGCAGGCATGGACCCGGCGGGTGACGTGCTGGGGGAGGTGGCAGCCCGCAAAGCCGTGCAGGTGGAGCATCTGCGCCGGCTCGGGCTGTTGTCCGGGCAGGACCCGGAAGGGCCGTCCGGCGTGCAGGTCATCGACGACTGGTGGGTGCACGCTCCTGTCCTTGAGGCCTGGCAGCACCAGCTTCGCAACGCAGTCCAGGCGCTGCAGGAATCCGATCCCTTGGCGCCGGGCCTTTCCATGGGGGCAGCCCGCAACCTGCTTCGCCTGCCCGACGAGAAGCTGCTTTCCCATGTCATCCGTGGGGCCGCCCTGGAACAGGACGCAGGCCACATCCGGCTGCCCGGCAGCCGGGGCCACCTTGGCCCCATCGAACCGGCAATTGCCGAGCTGGAGCGCAGGCTCACCACGCATACGTTCCAGGCCCCGGAATCCGAGGAGCTGGCCGCGCTGGGTTTGGGCACGCGGGAGCTGGCTGCTGCAGAACGCTCGGGCCGCCTGCTGAGGCTGCGTGACGGCGTGGTGCTGCTGCCAACGGCGCCGGCCCTTGCGATGCGAACCCTAGCCGGCCTGGAGCAGCCCTTTACCACCAGCCAGGCGCGCCAAGCCCTCGGAACGACGCGCCGGATAGCGGTTCCACTGCTGGAACACCTCGATTCGCGGGGGTGGACCCAGCGGTTGGACGCAGGCCACCGCAAGGTGGTGCGCTAA
- a CDS encoding zinc-binding alcohol dehydrogenase, translated as MYRLLRFAGPGKVEIIESQSVALQPGEVRVRTLFSGISAGTEMTAYRGTNPYLTSVWNPGIRLFQQDLREPRLGYPLDGWGYSEVGEVVEVAAVPDPVDEGKDAGRPVKVGDTVWGIWGHQSEAILPAKTVAGHQLPEGMDPLAAVFVRVGAIALNAVLAADLGVGSTVAIFGQGVIGLLATRFAVLNGATVIAVDGIRVRQNKALAWGAEEALAPDPDPAARIRELTGGMGCDCAIELSGNYRALHEATRAVGADGTVVAAGFYQGGAAPLRLGEEFHHNRVQILASQIGSVPNRLRTRWSVPRLEQTVIASIASGALDTASLVTHRFDIADAAKAYELLDNNPESALQTVLEFR; from the coding sequence GTGTACCGCCTTCTTCGCTTTGCAGGCCCCGGCAAAGTAGAGATCATCGAGAGCCAGAGCGTTGCCCTCCAGCCCGGAGAGGTTCGGGTCCGCACCCTGTTTTCGGGTATCTCGGCCGGGACCGAGATGACCGCGTACCGGGGCACTAATCCCTACCTGACCTCCGTATGGAATCCCGGGATCCGCCTGTTCCAGCAGGATCTACGTGAACCGCGGCTTGGCTACCCCCTGGACGGGTGGGGATACTCGGAGGTCGGAGAGGTCGTGGAGGTTGCTGCCGTGCCCGACCCGGTCGATGAGGGGAAGGACGCCGGCCGGCCTGTCAAAGTCGGAGACACCGTCTGGGGCATTTGGGGGCACCAGTCCGAGGCTATCCTGCCGGCAAAAACCGTGGCCGGTCACCAACTGCCCGAGGGCATGGACCCGCTCGCTGCCGTATTTGTGCGGGTGGGAGCGATAGCCCTGAACGCCGTCCTGGCAGCTGACCTGGGGGTGGGTTCGACGGTTGCCATTTTTGGCCAGGGCGTCATCGGCCTGCTGGCCACCCGCTTCGCCGTTTTGAACGGCGCGACGGTGATCGCAGTTGACGGAATCAGGGTGCGCCAAAACAAGGCACTCGCTTGGGGTGCGGAGGAAGCCTTGGCGCCGGACCCGGATCCCGCAGCCCGGATTCGCGAACTTACCGGCGGCATGGGGTGCGATTGCGCCATTGAACTCAGCGGGAACTACCGCGCCCTCCACGAGGCCACGCGGGCCGTGGGTGCCGATGGCACAGTGGTTGCTGCCGGCTTTTACCAGGGCGGCGCGGCACCTCTCCGCCTGGGAGAAGAGTTCCACCACAACCGGGTCCAGATACTCGCCTCGCAAATCGGTTCGGTCCCAAACCGGCTGCGCACCCGGTGGAGCGTTCCCCGCCTGGAACAGACAGTGATCGCTTCGATCGCGTCCGGCGCCCTGGATACAGCCTCGCTGGTGACCCACCGGTTCGACATCGCAGATGCTGCCAAGGCCTACGAGCTGTTGGATAACAATCCCGAGTCTGCCCTTCAGACAGTTTTGGAGTTCCGATGA
- the selA gene encoding L-seryl-tRNA(Sec) selenium transferase, whose protein sequence is MDHVDPRRLIPRTDDLLALPPVREARSRLSERVIRELVRDIQDQARRGDLPPGQVEPVLLAAVADRKATTLRPVLNATGVIVHTNLGRAPLSAAAVEAVIAASGYVDVELDLADGNRSRRGAGARAVLLAACPAAEDALVVNNGAAALVLATTALAAGRDVVVSRGELVEIGAGFRLTDLMESTGARLREVGTTNRTHLHDYAAALGPDTGCVLKVHPSNFRVDGFTSAVPLHELAPLTQAHGVPLVADLGSGLLAPDPHLPDEPDVASALAAGADVVIASGDKLLGGPQAGLLLGRKEVITRLARHPLARAVRADKLALAALEATVAGGMPPVVQALHADVGQLRRRTERLAQELGAAVVPHDGRVGGGGAPGFALPGWALRLPEGLARLLRTGDPAVLPRVHDGSCLIDLRCVPAADDDRILEAIRQALAALEAADAGRAG, encoded by the coding sequence GTGGACCACGTCGATCCCCGCCGCCTGATTCCCCGCACGGACGACCTGCTGGCACTGCCGCCCGTCCGCGAAGCCCGGTCACGGCTGAGTGAGCGTGTGATCCGCGAACTCGTCCGGGACATCCAGGACCAGGCCCGGCGCGGTGACCTTCCTCCCGGCCAGGTGGAGCCAGTCCTGCTGGCCGCCGTCGCTGACCGCAAGGCAACAACCCTCCGCCCGGTGCTGAACGCCACCGGGGTCATCGTCCACACCAACCTGGGGCGGGCACCCCTTTCCGCGGCCGCGGTCGAAGCTGTTATCGCAGCCAGCGGCTACGTTGACGTGGAACTCGACCTGGCTGACGGAAACCGCTCCCGCCGTGGCGCCGGGGCCCGGGCGGTACTGCTCGCCGCCTGTCCCGCCGCTGAGGACGCACTGGTGGTCAACAACGGAGCAGCGGCGCTGGTACTGGCCACTACAGCCCTGGCCGCCGGCCGGGACGTGGTGGTGAGCCGCGGCGAACTCGTTGAGATCGGTGCAGGCTTCAGGCTCACCGACCTGATGGAATCGACAGGGGCAAGGCTTCGCGAGGTGGGCACCACCAACCGGACCCACCTGCACGACTACGCAGCGGCCCTCGGCCCCGATACGGGCTGCGTGCTGAAGGTCCATCCGAGCAACTTCCGGGTAGACGGTTTCACTTCCGCTGTTCCGCTGCATGAACTGGCCCCGCTGACGCAGGCACACGGAGTACCGCTCGTGGCCGACCTTGGCAGTGGACTGCTGGCACCCGACCCGCACCTCCCTGATGAACCTGATGTTGCCTCCGCTTTGGCGGCCGGGGCCGACGTCGTCATCGCCAGCGGCGACAAACTTCTCGGCGGACCCCAGGCGGGCCTGCTGCTGGGCCGCAAGGAGGTCATCACCCGGTTGGCCCGCCACCCGCTTGCCCGGGCCGTCCGGGCAGACAAACTTGCCCTCGCTGCCTTGGAGGCGACCGTGGCCGGCGGAATGCCGCCCGTCGTACAGGCGCTGCACGCCGACGTCGGGCAATTGCGGCGCCGCACGGAACGGCTGGCCCAGGAACTCGGGGCAGCGGTGGTGCCGCATGACGGCAGGGTAGGCGGCGGGGGCGCCCCCGGTTTTGCCTTGCCCGGGTGGGCGCTCCGGCTCCCCGAAGGACTGGCGCGGCTCCTGCGTACCGGCGATCCCGCCGTGCTTCCGCGCGTCCACGACGGTTCCTGCCTGATCGATCTGCGGTGCGTGCCCGCCGCGGACGACGACCGGATTCTCGAGGCCATTCGGCAGGCGCTGGCAGCCCTCGAGGCTGCGGATGCAGGCAGGGCGGGCTGA
- a CDS encoding sugar phosphate isomerase/epimerase family protein: protein MIPLTVQEQHLPGSCLEEKFERAVAWGFDGIELRAQGDLGFQNRLSELRRARKNGVVMPTVCVDMLHFIGDFDEALRRDAVVQLRSQLSVMAELGGRGAVTPASYGMFSKRLPPFIPPRTQEEDTAVLVDVLGQLGVHAAREGVELYLEPLNRYEDHMVNTLAQGVELLRKVGLGSVKLAADTYHMNIEEADPAAALEAAGAFVGHVQASDSNRLEPGAGHIDWAPIGAALKAMGYQGTVALESRLSGPPELVLPRVPELLRRFL from the coding sequence ATGATCCCGCTCACCGTACAAGAGCAGCACCTGCCCGGTAGCTGCCTGGAGGAGAAATTTGAGAGAGCCGTTGCCTGGGGCTTCGACGGAATTGAGCTCCGCGCCCAAGGCGACCTGGGTTTCCAGAACCGTCTGTCCGAGCTTCGGCGCGCACGGAAGAACGGAGTGGTCATGCCCACCGTATGCGTGGACATGCTTCACTTCATCGGAGACTTTGACGAGGCCCTCCGTCGGGACGCCGTGGTTCAACTTCGATCCCAGCTAAGTGTCATGGCCGAGCTGGGGGGCCGGGGCGCCGTAACCCCGGCCTCGTACGGCATGTTTTCAAAACGCCTTCCCCCGTTCATTCCGCCGCGAACCCAGGAGGAGGACACGGCCGTGCTTGTTGATGTTCTCGGTCAACTTGGAGTGCACGCCGCGCGCGAAGGCGTAGAACTCTATCTGGAACCCTTAAACCGGTACGAAGACCACATGGTCAACACACTCGCCCAGGGCGTGGAACTGCTGCGGAAAGTCGGACTCGGTTCGGTCAAGCTTGCCGCAGACACCTATCACATGAACATTGAAGAAGCAGATCCCGCAGCGGCACTGGAGGCAGCGGGCGCTTTCGTCGGCCACGTCCAGGCCAGCGACTCCAATCGACTGGAACCGGGCGCCGGCCACATCGACTGGGCTCCGATCGGCGCCGCCCTCAAGGCCATGGGGTACCAGGGAACAGTGGCCCTCGAGTCCCGGCTTTCCGGTCCCCCTGAACTGGTCCTGCCCCGGGTCCCGGAACTGCTCAGACGCTTCCTCTGA
- a CDS encoding lytic murein transglycosylase produces the protein MLRVKRFVVFSLFVVCISTAVSFWLIRQPGADARVAFSAPPRAGATFALGPAGIDTAVNVTRSPDAQWLLEASTQTGIPARALRAYVGAAATANDATPMCRIGWNTLAAVGFVESAHGTYGGGRLDSNGHASGPIVGPSLNGDGFAAIADTDGGALDDDARWDHAVGPMQFIPSTWRLAGRDGNGDGTADPSNIDDAALSAATYLCAHGRDLTTPQGWADAIHSYNQSDAYIRQVRAQATAYAAETGTPE, from the coding sequence GTGCTCCGTGTAAAACGCTTTGTTGTTTTCAGCCTGTTTGTCGTTTGCATCAGCACTGCTGTCTCCTTCTGGCTCATCCGGCAGCCAGGCGCGGACGCCCGGGTGGCCTTTTCCGCACCGCCGCGGGCAGGGGCAACTTTCGCACTCGGCCCCGCCGGCATCGACACCGCCGTCAACGTAACACGCAGCCCGGACGCCCAGTGGCTGCTGGAGGCTTCCACCCAGACCGGTATCCCTGCCCGGGCCCTGCGGGCCTACGTTGGTGCCGCCGCCACCGCCAATGACGCCACCCCGATGTGTCGAATCGGCTGGAATACTCTGGCTGCTGTCGGCTTCGTCGAATCAGCCCATGGAACCTATGGCGGCGGCCGCCTGGACAGCAACGGCCATGCGAGCGGGCCCATCGTGGGACCAAGCCTTAACGGCGATGGATTCGCCGCCATCGCGGATACGGATGGCGGCGCCCTTGACGACGACGCCCGGTGGGACCACGCGGTGGGGCCGATGCAGTTCATTCCCTCCACGTGGCGGCTTGCAGGAAGGGACGGGAACGGGGACGGAACAGCGGACCCGTCCAACATCGACGACGCCGCCCTCAGCGCGGCCACATATTTGTGCGCCCACGGCCGGGACCTCACAACCCCGCAGGGGTGGGCAGACGCCATCCACTCCTACAACCAGTCCGATGCCTACATCCGTCAGGTGCGGGCCCAGGCGACCGCTTACGCCGCAGAAACGGGCACCCCCGAATGA
- the bioB gene encoding biotin synthase BioB, translating into MTIQANLPSAGSTGTTAGGGCAILETAGRQVLGDGIGLNQAQLEEVLRLPDEALPSALELAHQVRLRHCGEEVEVEGIISIKTGGCPEDCHFCSQSGLFDSPVRGVWLDIPELVKAAKETAATGATEFCIVAAVRGPDIKLMNQIKFAIDRITQEVDINIACSLGMLTQRQVDQLKEWGVHRYNHNLETARSYFPEVVTTHTYEERLQTCAMVKDAGMELCCGALIGMGESLEQRAELAAQLAALEPHEVPLNFLNPRPGTPLENQGIMDGKDALRAIAAFRLAMPRTVLRYAGGRELTLGDLGTRDGLLGGINAVIVGNYLTTLGRPATADLNLLVDLNMPIKELQKTL; encoded by the coding sequence ATGACCATCCAGGCAAACCTTCCCAGCGCCGGCAGCACCGGGACCACCGCGGGCGGAGGCTGCGCAATCCTGGAAACCGCCGGCCGGCAGGTTCTCGGGGACGGCATCGGCCTGAACCAGGCCCAGCTCGAAGAGGTCCTCCGGCTCCCGGATGAGGCACTTCCAAGCGCCCTTGAATTGGCCCACCAGGTACGGCTCCGCCACTGCGGGGAGGAAGTGGAGGTAGAGGGCATTATCTCCATCAAGACCGGCGGCTGCCCGGAGGACTGCCATTTCTGCAGCCAGTCCGGTCTCTTTGACTCCCCCGTCCGTGGCGTGTGGCTGGATATCCCGGAACTGGTCAAGGCCGCCAAGGAGACAGCCGCCACCGGGGCCACGGAGTTCTGCATCGTCGCTGCCGTCCGGGGGCCCGACATCAAGTTGATGAACCAGATCAAGTTCGCCATCGACCGCATCACCCAGGAAGTGGACATCAACATCGCCTGCTCGCTGGGCATGCTGACGCAGCGCCAAGTGGACCAGCTCAAGGAGTGGGGGGTGCACCGCTACAACCACAACCTGGAAACGGCACGCAGCTACTTCCCCGAAGTCGTCACCACCCACACCTATGAGGAACGGCTGCAGACCTGCGCCATGGTCAAGGACGCCGGCATGGAACTGTGCTGCGGCGCCCTTATCGGAATGGGTGAAAGCCTGGAGCAGAGGGCTGAACTGGCCGCCCAGCTCGCAGCCCTGGAACCCCACGAAGTGCCGCTCAACTTCCTCAATCCCCGGCCTGGAACCCCGCTGGAGAACCAAGGCATCATGGACGGCAAGGACGCCCTCCGCGCCATCGCCGCCTTCCGCCTGGCCATGCCCCGCACCGTTCTTCGGTACGCCGGCGGCCGCGAACTCACCCTCGGCGACCTCGGCACCCGCGATGGCCTGCTCGGGGGCATCAACGCCGTCATCGTGGGCAACTACCTCACCACCCTCGGCCGCCCTGCCACCGCAGACCTGAACCTGCTCGTGGACCTCAACATGCCCATCAAGGAACTTCAGAAAACGCTGTGA